One stretch of Chlamydia abortus DNA includes these proteins:
- the rplM gene encoding 50S ribosomal protein L13 — MEKRKDTKTTIAKASEAQNKSWYVIDAAGKTLGRLSSEVAKILRGKHKVTYTPHVAMGDGVIVINAEKVHLTGAKKGQKIYRYYTGYISGMREVAFENMIAKKPSYIIEHAIKGMMPKTRLGKRQVKSLRILKGDYYQEFKSQKPIVLDV; from the coding sequence AAGATACGAAAACAACCATTGCCAAAGCATCTGAAGCTCAGAACAAGTCTTGGTATGTTATCGATGCTGCAGGCAAAACCTTGGGAAGGCTTTCTTCAGAGGTGGCAAAAATCTTGCGCGGCAAGCATAAGGTAACTTATACACCTCACGTGGCTATGGGTGATGGTGTTATCGTTATTAATGCAGAAAAAGTGCATTTGACAGGCGCGAAGAAAGGTCAAAAAATATATCGATATTACACGGGATATATTTCAGGAATGCGCGAAGTTGCTTTTGAAAATATGATAGCTAAAAAACCCTCTTATATTATCGAGCACGCAATTAAAGGTATGATGCCAAAAACTCGTTTAGGCAAGCGTCAGGTAAAATCCTTAAGGATACTGAAAGGGGATTATTATCAAGAGTTTAAGTCTCAGAAGCCGATCGTATTAGATGTTTAA
- the rpsI gene encoding 30S ribosomal protein S9: MVKNTIEESVATGRRKQAVSSVRLRPGTGKIDVNGKAFDEYFPLEIQRVTILSPLKVLGYSNDFDLVIRINGGGIQGQVIATRLGLARALLKKNVDSKQELKSHGFLTRDPRKKERKKYGHKKARKSFQFSKR; encoded by the coding sequence GTGGTAAAAAATACAATAGAAGAATCAGTAGCTACTGGAAGAAGAAAACAAGCTGTATCTAGTGTTCGCCTTCGTCCAGGAACAGGCAAAATCGATGTAAATGGAAAAGCCTTTGATGAATACTTTCCCTTGGAAATTCAAAGAGTTACTATCCTTTCCCCATTAAAAGTTCTTGGTTATTCCAATGACTTTGATCTAGTGATTCGTATTAACGGTGGTGGAATCCAAGGACAAGTTATTGCAACCCGCTTAGGATTGGCTAGAGCTTTATTAAAAAAGAATGTTGATTCTAAACAAGAATTAAAAAGTCACGGTTTCCTTACAAGAGATCCTAGAAAGAAAGAACGTAAGAAATACGGCCATAAGAAAGCTCGTAAAAGCTTCCAATTCTCTAAACGTTAG
- a CDS encoding C40 family peptidase: MKHYQLYTSVSNLSSAQGDLETQLLFGERLLAGKLSYYAYSQLIRDHDFWRPYRVSNISSQSSFVLLSQYILPNAVVKSFDAFLEPWHIPLPYGSPLAIDSQGKVSLPQEVKKRMKLPLGKEVPYCNVSHVRFCNEPFSIDLLLRESEKFLDIPYVWGGRCLHHSLIDYGVDCSGFLNILFQAHGLSIPRNARDQYQDCDLVESFEDLPPGGMVFLKNDQNTQISHVMLKKSSTCLIHAVQKIGKVVLFSLGVDIEFKKDKFYTLSAEGKVFFGIPKRRKIFF, encoded by the coding sequence ATGAAACATTATCAACTGTATACCTCTGTTTCAAATCTTTCATCTGCACAAGGAGATTTAGAGACGCAGCTATTGTTTGGAGAGCGCTTACTTGCTGGTAAGCTCTCCTATTATGCCTACTCCCAATTAATCCGTGATCACGATTTTTGGCGTCCCTATCGAGTCAGCAATATATCTTCACAATCATCTTTTGTTCTTCTATCTCAATATATTTTACCTAATGCAGTCGTTAAGTCTTTCGATGCTTTTTTAGAACCTTGGCATATTCCTTTGCCCTATGGTTCTCCATTAGCCATAGATTCTCAAGGGAAAGTATCCCTGCCTCAAGAGGTAAAAAAGAGAATGAAGCTCCCCCTGGGTAAGGAAGTTCCTTATTGTAATGTGAGTCACGTACGTTTTTGTAATGAACCGTTCTCTATAGATCTTTTGCTGAGAGAATCTGAAAAATTTTTAGACATTCCGTATGTTTGGGGAGGACGATGTCTACACCACTCCTTAATAGATTATGGGGTAGATTGTTCGGGTTTTCTAAATATTTTATTTCAAGCACATGGATTAAGTATTCCTAGAAATGCTAGAGATCAGTACCAAGATTGTGATCTCGTAGAGTCTTTCGAAGATCTCCCTCCAGGAGGTATGGTTTTCTTGAAAAATGATCAGAACACACAAATCTCCCACGTAATGTTAAAGAAAAGTTCGACGTGTTTGATTCATGCGGTGCAAAAAATAGGCAAGGTTGTTCTTTTTTCTCTAGGAGTAGATATAGAGTTTAAGAAAGACAAATTTTATACTCTGAGTGCAGAAGGAAAGGTATTTTTTGGCATACCGAAAAGAAGAAAGATTTTCTTTTAG
- a CDS encoding adenylate kinase, protein MLNKIFYIIMGPPGSGKGTQSQRLAHQLKLPHMSSGELFRSAIDSASPLGIKAAEYINQGLLVPDAIVWGMVQEALNQPECQSGCIIDGFPRTLDQAILLNDFFMQSYADYRVIQLDVSNEEIIRRIHSRFICPSCKHVYNQNQGLSECPTCQMKLVRRSDDTLEVIHKRLESYEKLTAPLIDYYQELGKLTRIPSEASPDDVFQSIEACIKA, encoded by the coding sequence ATGTTAAACAAGATTTTTTATATTATTATGGGGCCTCCGGGATCGGGTAAGGGCACACAATCCCAGCGTCTTGCTCATCAGTTAAAGCTCCCCCACATGAGTTCTGGAGAACTGTTTCGTTCTGCTATAGATTCGGCTTCTCCTTTGGGAATTAAGGCTGCTGAGTATATCAATCAAGGTCTTCTGGTTCCCGATGCGATTGTTTGGGGCATGGTTCAAGAAGCTTTAAACCAACCCGAGTGTCAGTCTGGATGTATTATTGATGGGTTTCCAAGAACTCTAGATCAAGCAATTCTTCTGAATGATTTCTTTATGCAATCTTACGCTGATTATCGTGTTATACAATTAGATGTTTCTAATGAAGAGATTATTCGTAGGATTCATTCTCGATTCATCTGTCCTTCTTGTAAACATGTATACAATCAAAATCAGGGATTGAGTGAGTGCCCTACGTGTCAAATGAAATTAGTTCGTCGCTCTGATGACACTCTAGAGGTGATTCATAAGAGACTCGAGAGTTATGAGAAGTTAACTGCTCCGTTAATTGACTATTATCAAGAGCTAGGGAAATTAACACGTATCCCTTCTGAGGCATCTCCTGATGATGTTTTTCAAAGTATTGAAGCTTGCATAAAAGCTTGA